Proteins from a genomic interval of Cumulibacter manganitolerans:
- a CDS encoding IS256 family transposase, which produces MTAVPSIDPARFLNEQLSQASPDLMRDLLSTFVNALLSAQADAVCGAGYGERSTERVNARNGYRHRDLDTRVGTLDVAVPKLRSGSLYPDWLLERRKRAERALTSVVATCYLLGVSTRRMDKLVQTLGITGLSKSQVSVMARELDEHVEQFRTRRLTDAGPFTFMAADALVLKVREGGRVVPVHVLVATGVNADGHREILGVQVTSSEDGAGWLAFFRDLTARGLSGVKLVTSDAHAGLVAAIGASLPGASWQRCRTHYAANLMSVTPKSSWGWVKALLHSIYDQPDTDAVHAQFDRVIDALEGKLPAVAEHLEEARADILAFTAFPKEIWRQIWSNNPNERLNREIRRRTDVVGIFPDRPSIVRLVGAVLAEQHDEWAEGRRYLGLDVLARSQAVDPTADAEEVTEPELQALTA; this is translated from the coding sequence CTGCTGTCGGCGCAGGCCGACGCGGTGTGCGGCGCCGGCTACGGCGAACGCAGCACCGAGCGGGTCAACGCCCGCAACGGCTACCGTCACCGCGACCTCGACACGCGTGTCGGCACGCTCGACGTCGCCGTGCCCAAGCTGCGCAGCGGGTCGCTGTATCCGGACTGGCTGCTGGAGCGCCGCAAGCGCGCCGAACGCGCCCTCACCTCGGTGGTGGCGACCTGCTACCTGCTCGGCGTGTCCACGCGGCGGATGGACAAGCTCGTGCAGACCCTCGGGATCACGGGCCTGTCGAAGTCGCAGGTGTCGGTGATGGCACGTGAGCTCGACGAGCACGTCGAGCAGTTCCGCACCCGGCGGCTCACCGACGCCGGGCCGTTCACCTTCATGGCCGCCGACGCGCTCGTGCTCAAGGTCCGCGAAGGCGGCCGCGTGGTGCCGGTGCACGTGCTGGTCGCCACCGGCGTCAACGCCGACGGGCATCGCGAGATCCTCGGCGTGCAGGTCACCTCGAGTGAGGACGGTGCCGGCTGGCTAGCGTTCTTCCGCGACCTGACCGCCCGCGGCCTGTCGGGGGTCAAGCTGGTCACCTCCGACGCGCATGCCGGCCTGGTGGCCGCGATCGGCGCGAGTCTGCCCGGCGCCTCCTGGCAGCGGTGCCGCACCCACTACGCCGCGAACCTGATGTCGGTGACGCCGAAGTCCTCGTGGGGGTGGGTCAAGGCACTGCTGCACTCGATCTACGACCAACCCGACACCGATGCGGTGCACGCCCAGTTCGACCGCGTCATCGACGCCCTCGAAGGAAAGCTCCCGGCCGTCGCCGAGCACCTCGAGGAAGCCCGCGCCGACATCCTCGCCTTCACGGCGTTCCCCAAGGAGATCTGGCGCCAGATCTGGTCGAACAACCCCAACGAGCGGCTCAACCGCGAGATCCGCCGCCGCACCGACGTGGTCGGCATCTTCCCCGACCGTCCGAGCATCGTCCGGCTCGTCGGCGCCGTCCTGGCCGAGCAGCACGACGAGTGGGCCGAAGGCCGGCGCTACCTCGGACTCGACGTCCTCGCCCGATCCCAGGCCGTCGACCCCACCGCCGATGCCGAGGAGGTGACCGAACCCGAGCTCCAGGCCCTCACGGCCTAA